A genomic segment from Methanoplanus limicola DSM 2279 encodes:
- a CDS encoding metallophosphoesterase, with protein MPDSYRILLHPSAAEDKLRDRLSEIQNALPDFKVHNNPEICIAEFETGKNYGRKEIKDTVEKIFCDYNFIGCEITGFGYFVKGGSFSVNFPVIFSQGAFIQRRSEKDAPGGSQDNKNIQISFPEKLSECLLSEISGIKDLSVTESPCITLTEGLRRKEFLKIRKHTGFKISILDEILLRTFWKKGRGPKYKIRNFCFSFDVVRIAVEKNGKKDLEYDLTSKGWIKYPGPSGWGETLKNYRRIKGYESLPASSGKISSKWLIGDLHIGHYDMIPKTARPFDPKNPSEMDKILTENWNLAVKPGDEVFFLGDLTYNKSPESVEYLLSQLSGKIVFIRGNHDQSVQNAEDFLEYSYGGHKFLMIHNPGHAPEDYDGWIIHGHTHNSRMCEYPFINFKSRTINVSCEVISYRPVLFDDIVSIISHPERCPERIMSYESACMSKDVLKKE; from the coding sequence TTGCCTGACAGCTACAGAATACTGCTCCATCCGTCTGCGGCAGAAGATAAACTCAGAGATCGCCTTTCAGAAATTCAGAACGCACTTCCTGATTTCAAAGTTCATAATAATCCTGAAATATGCATCGCAGAGTTTGAAACCGGAAAAAATTACGGAAGAAAAGAGATTAAGGATACTGTTGAAAAAATATTCTGTGATTATAATTTTATCGGATGTGAAATCACAGGTTTTGGATATTTTGTTAAGGGCGGATCATTCTCAGTTAATTTTCCGGTAATATTCAGTCAGGGAGCATTCATTCAGAGAAGATCAGAGAAAGATGCACCCGGAGGAAGTCAGGATAATAAGAATATTCAGATCTCATTTCCTGAAAAATTAAGTGAATGCCTTCTGTCAGAAATTTCCGGTATAAAAGACCTGAGTGTCACAGAATCTCCCTGCATAACCCTGACAGAAGGCCTAAGAAGGAAAGAATTTCTGAAGATTAGAAAACATACCGGATTTAAGATCAGCATTTTAGATGAAATTCTTCTGAGAACTTTCTGGAAGAAGGGCCGAGGGCCGAAGTACAAAATCAGGAATTTTTGTTTTTCTTTTGACGTGGTCAGAATTGCGGTGGAGAAGAACGGGAAAAAAGACCTGGAATATGATCTCACCTCAAAGGGATGGATTAAATATCCCGGACCGTCCGGATGGGGAGAAACACTTAAAAATTACCGCAGAATTAAAGGCTATGAATCTCTGCCTGCTTCGTCCGGAAAAATTTCTTCAAAATGGCTTATAGGTGATCTTCATATCGGGCATTATGATATGATACCAAAAACTGCAAGGCCCTTTGATCCAAAAAATCCTTCTGAGATGGATAAAATACTGACTGAAAACTGGAATCTTGCTGTAAAACCCGGTGATGAAGTCTTCTTCCTTGGTGATCTGACATATAATAAAAGCCCGGAATCTGTAGAATACCTTCTCAGCCAACTAAGCGGAAAAATTGTCTTTATCAGGGGCAACCATGACCAGTCTGTCCAAAATGCAGAGGATTTTTTAGAATATTCATATGGTGGGCATAAATTTCTCATGATTCACAATCCCGGCCATGCACCGGAAGACTACGACGGGTGGATCATTCACGGTCATACACACAACAGCCGGATGTGTGAGTACCCTTTTATTAATTTTAAGTCACGGACGATAAATGTCAGCTGTGAGGTTATATCTTACCGTCCTGTTTTATTTGACGATATTGTCAGTATAATCAGCCACCCGGAGAGATGTCCTGAGAGAATTATGTCATATGAGTCTGCCTGCATGAGTAAGGATGTCCTGAAGAAGGAGTGA
- a CDS encoding pentapeptide repeat-containing protein: MADNLHLNELSEKLDYSGKSLCGGEYDSCTFRDCNYENADLSENEFRDCLFERCNLSAALLKNTGLKSVNFRNCKIMGVDFTYCKDFLFEVNFEDCILDYSIFLRNELENTGFKECSVKEAEFAECGLTGAIFYNCDLSGTLFSRCSLEKADFRTAVNYSLDPEINRLKGAKFSYPEVTGLLEKYGIIID, translated from the coding sequence ATGGCAGACAATTTACATCTCAATGAACTATCTGAAAAGCTGGATTATTCAGGCAAATCCCTCTGCGGGGGTGAATATGATTCATGCACCTTCAGAGACTGTAATTATGAAAACGCCGATTTATCTGAGAATGAATTCAGGGACTGTCTCTTTGAAAGATGTAATCTGAGTGCGGCACTCTTAAAAAATACCGGGCTGAAATCGGTAAATTTTAGAAACTGCAAAATAATGGGCGTGGATTTCACCTATTGCAAAGATTTTCTCTTTGAGGTGAACTTTGAAGACTGCATACTCGATTATTCCATTTTTTTAAGGAATGAACTGGAGAATACAGGTTTTAAAGAGTGCAGTGTAAAAGAAGCCGAATTCGCAGAATGTGGACTTACGGGGGCAATATTTTATAACTGTGACCTGTCAGGTACTCTCTTCAGCCGATGCAGTTTAGAGAAGGCAGATTTCAGAACAGCAGTGAATTACTCATTAGACCCCGAGATAAACCGGCTTAAGGGCGCAAAATTTTCATATCCGGAAGTCACCGGACTGCTGGAAAAATATGGGATTATAATTGATTAA
- a CDS encoding META domain-containing protein, whose translation MSKNNRHKNPDSDLRKNNEHSNEHFNDHSGRTGFIPGSLSLIFLSAAMILAVIMTAGCTGSSSGDISDNITPDIINKTAVNGTNATDYSGNITGTDNSSENSTAVSGDELSGTEWLVTSYMGVGSGLNEVPEGIDATLTFVNESILGGNSGCNSYSADYNSNDGEFKTGIIALTEMYCTDATMQFENDYLELLQNGSSIEISADNLVISDEDGNVILTLLPFTLEGGSWELTSMNNGKGAVVSLPENIGITLEFSDEKASGNAGCNNYFSAYAIDEDFGIEFSAIGSTKMYCDEDIMVYESSYLKNLESVSRYYFNGKSLTFRDDDGKTLMTFVKSG comes from the coding sequence ATGAGCAAAAACAACCGACATAAAAATCCGGATTCAGATCTCCGTAAAAATAATGAGCATTCTAATGAGCATTTTAATGATCATTCCGGCAGAACGGGCTTCATTCCGGGCAGTTTATCCCTGATATTTCTTTCAGCCGCGATGATTCTGGCAGTTATCATGACAGCCGGATGCACAGGCAGCAGTTCAGGTGATATTTCAGATAATATAACTCCTGATATTATAAACAAAACTGCTGTCAATGGCACTAATGCCACAGATTATTCCGGCAATATTACAGGCACAGATAATAGCTCGGAAAATTCCACAGCAGTATCCGGTGATGAACTATCCGGCACAGAATGGCTCGTTACTTCATATATGGGAGTCGGCAGCGGGCTGAATGAAGTTCCGGAAGGGATTGATGCAACACTCACATTTGTAAATGAGAGCATTCTTGGCGGTAATTCCGGTTGCAACAGTTATTCGGCAGATTATAATTCAAATGACGGAGAATTTAAAACCGGAATTATAGCTTTAACAGAGATGTACTGCACAGATGCGACAATGCAGTTTGAGAATGATTACCTTGAACTTCTTCAGAATGGCAGTTCTATTGAAATTTCGGCTGACAATCTTGTAATCTCAGATGAAGACGGCAATGTGATTCTTACCCTCTTGCCATTTACACTTGAGGGTGGTTCATGGGAGCTTACTTCAATGAACAATGGTAAGGGAGCTGTCGTATCTCTTCCTGAGAATATCGGGATCACACTTGAATTTTCGGATGAGAAAGCCTCAGGAAATGCGGGCTGCAACAATTATTTCTCTGCTTACGCTATTGACGAAGATTTTGGGATTGAATTCAGTGCCATAGGTTCAACAAAGATGTACTGTGATGAGGATATAATGGTGTATGAGTCGTCATATCTTAAAAATCTTGAATCTGTCAGCAGATATTATTTTAACGGGAAATCACTCACTTTCAGGGATGATGACGGAAAAACACTGATGACATTTGTGAAATCAGGATAA
- a CDS encoding cupin domain-containing protein — translation MEIKKLSELPVSPNPHKVEAKQVYDTENATAVVITLKKGESLKRHKTPVDVFFYVLKGEGMVEIGDEQKEVSEDMIIDSPKDIPHRLINNDSDIFRVLVVKVPKPTTQTKLL, via the coding sequence ATGGAAATCAAAAAACTATCTGAACTTCCGGTAAGCCCGAACCCTCACAAAGTGGAGGCAAAACAGGTATATGACACAGAAAATGCAACTGCTGTTGTGATTACCCTGAAAAAGGGAGAATCATTAAAGCGGCATAAAACACCGGTAGATGTATTCTTCTATGTCCTTAAAGGTGAAGGAATGGTTGAGATCGGTGACGAGCAGAAAGAAGTATCGGAGGATATGATCATCGACAGCCCAAAGGATATCCCGCACCGCCTGATAAACAATGACAGTGATATTTTCAGGGTTCTCGTTGTAAAAGTGCCTAAACCAACAACCCAGACAAAACTGCTCTGA
- a CDS encoding DUF3795 domain-containing protein: MKDSEFTSYCGLYCPDCIHFRNNHSPVAYQLKKELGRADFFKYSSVRSHPVPEYEDFDKFIAVLDRLIAHQCRYGCRKVGSCIYSGGEPCPVVRCCQEKGYSGCWECENFRDCDKFDVIRKFCGESNVKNLELIKIYGPEKWVEKRHPFYRWD, from the coding sequence ATGAAAGACAGCGAATTTACATCATACTGCGGGCTTTACTGTCCGGACTGCATACATTTCAGAAATAATCACAGTCCTGTTGCCTATCAGCTTAAAAAAGAGCTTGGGCGGGCTGATTTCTTTAAGTATTCGTCCGTCAGGTCTCATCCTGTACCTGAATATGAGGACTTTGATAAGTTTATTGCAGTGCTTGACAGGCTGATTGCCCATCAGTGCCGTTATGGCTGCCGGAAAGTCGGGAGCTGCATTTATTCCGGTGGTGAACCATGCCCTGTAGTCAGATGCTGTCAGGAGAAGGGATATTCCGGCTGCTGGGAGTGTGAGAATTTCAGGGACTGTGATAAATTTGATGTTATCAGGAAATTCTGCGGCGAATCAAATGTTAAAAATCTTGAACTGATTAAAATTTACGGGCCGGAAAAATGGGTTGAGAAGAGGCATCCGTTTTACAGGTGGGACTGA
- a CDS encoding PAS domain-containing protein, producing MSKKEKSEMRGMKAGISPELLEIIKSFPAGDGSYNERHFLNLLLNSIPYPLFIKDCCGIYTGGNSRFFSFIGKPRDEVIGHPVYEFFEKDFASACNAVDKSLIKNPGTREYETKLRFPDGKDHDVIIFRSTFTDNERNPVGIIGILKDITELRDKEAIIKTGEEKFEKVFRIIPDPVLISRLEDGKIIDFNNSFGGLFGYSLNGRGSPDFTEDMLWRDSEKRAEFISFILKDGLAENYYADFLTREGRTLNILISGSLYYINNCAHMLVAIRDISDLWETRGKLEIARKKYQAIFENAGTGLIVADADLKIKLSNSHLLSMIGYSSEEVDGKMSVEDIADDSEREMIAEYKLRMKSHSPLAQSNHDLILRSKEGKKVYTHASLSYMPGTDQILISLIDIGERISAERALAESERFNKDLIRNLPDYIVIYDINGEIIYVNPSGSKAIGYAEKDLTGRSMTDFIHPDDRGLAKKMLNLRLSDSLKDEYEIRVISAAGDVIIVNIKGRLIEFDKKPAVMLLLNDITKQKELERSLEMKAEEFRLLSESKELANKKLNLLSSITRHDILNQITVLSAYEQLVHESIEMNRTDDALKYLKKASVATEKISGQIQFTKYYQEIGVDAPEWQNVSGTISEVIEKEFFPPGLVDVLDSNIEIYADRMLGRVFYTLIDNSVRHGTDLTSISVRYELFEKELLIFVGDDGGGIPPEKKIRIFDAGYGSNTGFGLFLAREILELSGISIHENGVYGEGARFEILVPSERWRYSEEKVLPERSGKYEVDL from the coding sequence ATGTCAAAAAAGGAGAAATCAGAAATGAGAGGAATGAAAGCAGGGATATCGCCTGAATTACTTGAGATTATAAAATCATTTCCTGCCGGAGATGGTTCTTATAATGAGAGACATTTTCTGAATCTCCTGCTGAATTCAATACCGTACCCGCTCTTTATCAAGGACTGTTGCGGCATCTATACCGGAGGCAACAGCAGGTTTTTCAGTTTCATCGGAAAACCACGTGATGAAGTAATAGGGCACCCGGTGTATGAATTTTTTGAGAAGGACTTTGCATCTGCATGTAATGCTGTTGATAAATCTCTCATAAAAAATCCCGGTACAAGGGAATATGAGACTAAACTCAGATTTCCGGATGGAAAGGATCACGATGTAATTATTTTCAGATCCACATTCACCGATAATGAGAGAAATCCGGTGGGTATTATCGGGATACTAAAAGACATCACAGAATTACGGGACAAAGAAGCCATAATAAAGACCGGTGAGGAAAAATTTGAGAAAGTATTCAGAATAATACCAGATCCGGTTCTGATCTCACGCCTTGAAGACGGTAAAATCATTGACTTTAACAATTCATTCGGGGGCTTATTTGGGTACAGTTTAAATGGAAGAGGAAGTCCTGATTTTACAGAAGACATGCTGTGGAGAGATTCTGAAAAAAGGGCAGAATTTATATCCTTTATACTTAAGGATGGCCTGGCAGAGAATTATTATGCGGACTTTCTTACCAGGGAAGGAAGAACGCTTAATATTCTGATCTCGGGTTCACTTTATTATATCAATAATTGTGCGCATATGCTTGTGGCAATCAGGGATATCAGCGATCTGTGGGAGACCCGCGGGAAACTTGAAATTGCAAGAAAGAAATATCAGGCAATATTTGAGAATGCGGGTACCGGTCTGATTGTTGCTGATGCTGATCTCAAAATAAAACTCTCTAATTCTCATCTCCTCAGTATGATTGGATATTCTTCTGAAGAGGTTGACGGAAAAATGTCTGTTGAAGATATTGCTGATGATTCTGAGAGGGAAATGATTGCGGAATATAAACTGAGGATGAAATCCCATTCCCCTTTAGCTCAGTCAAATCATGATCTGATATTAAGGTCAAAAGAAGGCAAAAAAGTTTATACTCACGCCAGTCTTTCTTATATGCCCGGTACAGACCAGATATTAATTTCATTGATCGATATTGGTGAACGTATTTCTGCGGAAAGAGCGCTTGCCGAGAGTGAGAGGTTCAATAAGGATCTCATAAGAAATCTTCCGGATTACATTGTAATTTATGACATTAACGGAGAGATAATCTATGTAAATCCTTCCGGATCAAAAGCCATCGGATATGCGGAGAAGGATCTTACCGGCAGAAGTATGACGGATTTCATACACCCGGATGATCGCGGTCTGGCAAAAAAGATGTTAAATCTCAGGCTTTCAGATTCTCTGAAGGATGAATATGAGATCAGGGTGATTTCGGCTGCCGGAGATGTGATTATAGTCAATATTAAAGGACGGCTCATTGAGTTTGATAAAAAACCGGCAGTGATGCTTCTCTTAAATGACATTACAAAACAGAAGGAACTTGAGAGAAGTCTTGAGATGAAGGCTGAGGAGTTCAGGCTTTTATCTGAATCAAAAGAACTTGCAAATAAAAAACTGAATCTTCTGAGCAGTATTACCAGGCATGATATTCTCAATCAGATCACTGTCCTGTCTGCATATGAGCAACTTGTTCATGAGTCAATAGAGATGAACAGAACTGATGATGCCCTGAAATATCTGAAGAAGGCCAGTGTCGCAACCGAAAAGATCTCAGGACAGATTCAGTTCACCAAGTATTACCAGGAGATTGGGGTAGATGCGCCTGAATGGCAGAATGTCTCCGGTACCATATCTGAGGTTATAGAGAAGGAATTTTTCCCTCCCGGACTTGTTGATGTTTTGGACAGTAACATTGAGATCTATGCTGACCGGATGCTTGGGAGAGTATTTTATACCCTCATTGATAATTCTGTAAGGCATGGTACTGATTTAACTTCAATTAGTGTCAGGTACGAACTTTTTGAGAAGGAACTACTGATATTTGTCGGGGATGACGGCGGAGGAATTCCTCCTGAGAAGAAAATAAGGATCTTTGATGCCGGATATGGATCTAATACCGGTTTTGGTCTTTTCCTGGCACGTGAAATACTTGAACTGTCAGGAATTTCAATCCATGAAAATGGTGTATATGGAGAAGGTGCACGTTTTGAGATCCTTGTACCTTCGGAGAGATGGCGTTATTCCGAAGAGAAAGTTCTGCCGGAGAGATCCGGAAAATATGAAGTAGATCTATAA
- a CDS encoding universal stress protein — protein sequence MFRRILFPTDFSESSFRAFDCVKSFRKAGTEEVIILHVLDEYEVDLVKTGIGWINSEKMAEYDSAIESKMKENARQKAEGMKNTLLESGINARIIIVKGVVDKEILSCAQRERASVIVMGRHSSDNLKEIILGTTSERVLKQARMPVLMINEDLTSGCDLE from the coding sequence ATGTTCAGGAGAATCTTATTCCCTACCGATTTTTCGGAGAGTTCATTCCGGGCTTTTGACTGTGTTAAAAGTTTCAGGAAGGCTGGAACAGAGGAGGTTATTATACTTCATGTCCTTGATGAGTACGAGGTTGATCTTGTCAAGACCGGAATCGGGTGGATTAATTCGGAGAAGATGGCGGAGTATGACTCTGCGATTGAATCCAAGATGAAGGAGAATGCACGGCAGAAGGCTGAGGGTATGAAAAATACTCTTCTTGAATCCGGAATTAATGCCCGGATTATTATTGTAAAAGGCGTTGTTGATAAAGAGATTCTGTCATGCGCACAGAGAGAGAGGGCATCGGTTATTGTCATGGGAAGGCACAGCAGTGATAACCTGAAAGAAATAATACTTGGCACAACATCAGAGAGAGTGCTGAAACAGGCCAGGATGCCTGTATTGATGATTAATGAGGATCTTACTTCCGGATGTGACCTTGAGTAG